TCCGAATCAGGCGCACCGGCAATATTAGGAGCAGAAGTTATAAATTTTGCATCAACGATTTCGATCACTTTTTACCCTCTTTTTTATCTTCAGGTATATCAAAAATCATAATAACAGGCTCTTTTTCGGCACCTTTTGCATATGCTTTGCCTTCTATAGTTTTTAAAATAACCTCTTCGCCTATAATCTCTTTTTTTTCATTAATCTGTTTTAAATGAACATCTTTAAAAAAATGATACTCTTTTTCTTTTGGAAGATACACTACTTTTTGTGCTTTGCCTTTGTATATGGCACCCTCAAGCGTTTGTATATTAAAAGAAGCACTTCCTTCCGCAATAAATTTAGTCGGCTCCTGATTGCTATTTGTGTGAATAGTAACTTTTGACGCATTTAGCTCATCAGAGCCTCTTATTATATTTACATCGCCTTCAAAAACAGAGATACCGGCTTTTTGATCTGCATTAAAAAGCTTTGCCTTTACTTTTAACTCTTGTGAAAACAGTGCCGTTGCTAAAAAAATTGTTAAAAAAATCGTTCTTCTCATTTATTTCTCTCTTCTAGTTGATACTTTACTACCACATCTTTTGATTCTACTCTCTCTAAAGAGTTATTATACTTTAATTCTTTTCCATTCACTATATTTGAACCCTTATAAAGTACATAATCCCCATCCGCCGTAGCAAATGCTGTTTTTTTATTATAAGTGGCTTTTTGTGTTTCAAAAGTCAATCCGTCTTCTCTTGCATATACGATATCCCCATCTAAGTAAACTATATCATCTTTGTATATGCCGCTATTTGATTTCATATTTGCTAGATATTCTTTAGAATTATCCGTGTAATTTATTTTTTCAACCGTGTATCTATCGGTATATCTTGTTGCTATATCACCGTTCATCAAAGTAATAAGTCCTTTGGTATTAAGTTCATGCATAGTAAAAAATGAGATGCTAAAAAGAGGCACATCACCGAATTTCTGCTGTGATATCTCTGAAGGCTTAAATATAAGAAATATCATTAATAAACAGGATAAAATGAATAAAAAGAAATAATTTATATTCATACTACAACCATGGAGCTAAAAATTGCTCTCTTAAATCATTCTCATCGATTAAGATGTCTATCATCTCTCTTACCGCACCTTCGCCGCCGTTAGTCGTAAGTGTGGTATCAACAAGCTCTCTGATCTCTTTTACCCCGTCTTTGGGAGTAAAACTTCTGCCTGCTCTTTTTAACATTCTCATATCATTTAAATCATCGCCTATTGCAGC
This portion of the Sulfurimonas sp. genome encodes:
- the lptA gene encoding lipopolysaccharide transport periplasmic protein LptA, whose translation is MRRTIFLTIFLATALFSQELKVKAKLFNADQKAGISVFEGDVNIIRGSDELNASKVTIHTNSNQEPTKFIAEGSASFNIQTLEGAIYKGKAQKVVYLPKEKEYHFFKDVHLKQINEKKEIIGEEVILKTIEGKAYAKGAEKEPVIMIFDIPEDKKEGKK
- the lptC gene encoding LPS export ABC transporter periplasmic protein LptC; amino-acid sequence: MNINYFFLFILSCLLMIFLIFKPSEISQQKFGDVPLFSISFFTMHELNTKGLITLMNGDIATRYTDRYTVEKINYTDNSKEYLANMKSNSGIYKDDIVYLDGDIVYAREDGLTFETQKATYNKKTAFATADGDYVLYKGSNIVNGKELKYNNSLERVESKDVVVKYQLEERNK